The sequence CACCACCTTCACGCGCGTCCGGTTGCCCACCACCTTTTCACCGTCCTTGATGGAGGCAATCCGGCGGACATCGAGACGCACGGAGGAATAAAACTTCAGAGCCCGCCCGCCGGTAGTGGTTTCAGGGTTGCCAAACATCACCCCGATCTTTTCCCGGATCTGGTTGATAAAAACGAGGCAAGTCTTTGATTTTGCGACCAATGCGGTCAATTTGCGCAACGCCTGCGACATCAACCGGGCCTGCAGGCCAGGCATGGAGTCGCCCATATCCCCTTCCAGCTCAGCCCGCGGAACCAGGGCCGCCACAGAATCAATCACAATGATATCAATGGCATTAGAACGCACCAGGGCTTCTGCAATCTCCAGGGCCTGTTCGCCGAAATCGGGTTGTGAAACCAGCAGGTTGTCCACATCGACGCCAAGCCTGGAAGCGTATTTCGCGTCCAGGGCGTGCTCAGCGTCCACAAAAGCCGCCATCCCGCCGCGCTTCTGGGCCTCGGCCACAAGGTGCAGGGCCAGGGTGGTTTTGCCGCTGGCCTCCGGGCCGTAGACTTCCACCACGCGGCCGCGCGGAACGCCCCCTACGCCCAGCGCCGCGTCGAGCGATAGCGCCCCCGTGGGAATCACTTCCACCGGCACCAGCGCCTGCTTTGAGCCCAGGCGCATGATGGAGCCCTTCCCGAACTGCTTTTCAATTTGGGTCAGGGCCACCTCGATGGCCTTCATCCGTTCGGTTCGTTCTTCTGGCATTCTGCAATCCTCCCTTAGTTCCGCAGGCGTGCCCGTCGGGCCTTATGTGGCGGCTGATTTTGCCTGTTATGTCT is a genomic window of Acidobacteriota bacterium containing:
- the recA gene encoding recombinase RecA yields the protein MPEERTERMKAIEVALTQIEKQFGKGSIMRLGSKQALVPVEVIPTGALSLDAALGVGGVPRGRVVEVYGPEASGKTTLALHLVAEAQKRGGMAAFVDAEHALDAKYASRLGVDVDNLLVSQPDFGEQALEIAEALVRSNAIDIIVIDSVAALVPRAELEGDMGDSMPGLQARLMSQALRKLTALVAKSKTCLVFINQIREKIGVMFGNPETTTGGRALKFYSSVRLDVRRIASIKDGEKVVGNRTRVKVVKNKMAPPFRDAEFDILYGEGISREGDLLDLAAGMNLIEKSGSWYSFAGERIGQGRENTRQFLQQNPDIYVKIEAEVRKALNLPSRHEEAQPAEAGAAKGKK